A single Melopsittacus undulatus isolate bMelUnd1 chromosome 11, bMelUnd1.mat.Z, whole genome shotgun sequence DNA region contains:
- the RNF208 gene encoding RING finger protein 208, with product MQASLRDPRAVDSNVKTILMSCLKGQQVIIKMEAMKIIHPEKFSELQASQPRYAPAPRREPPLVAKRAWPSESEIIVNQACGDIPALDATPGPLPLPRTPPLPRRERGYQSQRKGSSEVCYHRQPPSDEVIVNQYVLHPSTPCEPLECPTCGHMYNFTNKRPRILSCLHSVCEECLQILYESCPKYKFISCPTCKRETVLFTDYGLAALAVNTSILNRLPAEALAANPVQWSSDTDRSCYQTFRQYCGAACTCHIRNPLSSCTIM from the coding sequence ATGCAGGCATCCCTCAGAGACCCCAGAGCAGTGGACAGTAATGTGAAAACGATACTCATGTCGTGTCTGAAAGGGCAACAGGTCATCATTAAGATGGAGGCAATGAAAATCATCCACCCAGAGAAGTTTTCGGAGCTGCAGGCCTCGCAGCCACGCTATGCACCAGCCCCGCGCCGGGAGCCGCCTCTCGTGGCCAAGCGCGCGTGGCCCTCCGAGTCTGAGATCATCGTCAACCAGGCGTGCGGGGACATCCCTGCCTTGGATGCCACCCCCGGGCCCCTGCCGCTGCCCCGGACTCCCCCCCTGCCGCGGCGAGAGCGCGGGTACCAGAGCCAGCGGAAGGGCAGCTCTGAGGTCTGCTACCACCGGCAGCCACCGTCAGACGAGGTGATCGTCAACCAATATGTGCTGCATCCCTCGACACCCTGCGAGCCCCTTGAGTGCCCCACCTGCGGCCACATGTACAACTTCACCAACAAGCGGCCCCGCATCCTGTCCTGCCTGCACTCGGTGTGCGAGGAGTGCCTGCAGATCCTCTACGAGTCCTGCCCCAAGTACAAGTTCATCTCTTGCCCCACCTGCAAGCGGGAGACCGTCCTCTTCACCGACTATGGGCTGGCGGCTCTGGCCGTCAACACCAGTATCCTCAACAGACTGCCGGCCGAGGCGCTGGCCGCCAACCCCGTCCAGTGGAGCAGCGACACCGACCGCAGCTGCTACCAGACCTTCCGCCAGTACTGCGGGGCTGCCTGTACCTGCCACATTCGAAACCCGCTGTCTTCCTGCACCATCATGTGA